The Theropithecus gelada isolate Dixy chromosome 3, Tgel_1.0, whole genome shotgun sequence genomic sequence AGCttcaataattaaaacagtgtgataccaggatgcacacacacacacacaccccccgaTGAAGCAAATTAGAAAGTCTAGAGACAGGTTCcagtacataaaataatttcacacACAATAAGGATGTCAAATTAATAAAGGGATGATGGGAGGAGTCAAGACATAGTGCTAGGAACTCTTGATAATTATTTGGGAGGAAAATAATAGTTTTGCCTTCACACAGATGAAGATACTTTCCAGAAGAAGTAAAGACTTAAGTGTACCCtaggaaatatagaaaaaaatgtcgATGAATATTAACGTTGAAATGAGGAAAGAGAACTTTCtaaacagaaatagaaaggaaaaaccagtaagTTTAGCTTCATAAAAATAACTTCTTATAGATTAGAAAATGCTGTAAAGAAAATCTGAGAAATGACTGTCAAATGGAAGAGAATATTTGCAACGTTTAATATATAAAGTGTTTTATCAATCAATGTGATTTAAAtggctaaaaatcttgaaaaaaatgcaGGCTTACTAACAACTGAAATGAAGTGAATTAAAATTGTGAGACCCCgttgttttatataaaaaaacatgtaaaaatagaaaatttttacaCTCCTAAAATCAAGAGTTTGAGGATCTGGGACTCTTAAGTGCAGTTGTGGGAATGAAGTGATCAGAGCCTCATCTAATCAAAATACATGTATGCTTTTGTCCAGAAATTCTGAGAATTTAAGAACGGTATCAAAAGCGTACATAAAGTTGTAACTCAGAGTATGTTTACCGGAGcgttctttgtaaaaaaaaaaaaaaaaaaaaaaaaaaaaaaaaaaatcagtatcccAAATACCAACAATGGTAACTGAGTAAAATAGGTTACAATccatagatgaaataaaataccaGGTGGCAACTGGTGTTAGGaaagaatatttgtaaatatgAGAAGTAGTTCATGCCCTGTTTCTCAGTAAAAATAGAGTGTGAGTTAGTATGTACAATTATGAtcagatttttatttaacaatgtaCACTAGAAGCAAAGTTACAAATAATGCATCAACATATTAGTAGTAGTTCCATCTCTAGCTAGTTTGCCTGTGGATGCTGACTCACTGAGGTTTTCTGAAAATGAATACAGCActtttataaaaaagtaaaatgtggttaaagttttcaaaagtaaacaaaacagggCACATACTTCCCAATTCCATTAGCCATGCGTTCATAAAAGCATTCTTTAATGCATGTTAGACTTTACCCAATTTTGTGATTTGAGGTGGGTATTGTGGtggtgacatttttattttgtattttctgctgGGTGTTGACATTTAAGAATAGTTTCTCTTTGCTCGCAGCCTGTTGGCCCTGGAAAGTATATATTTGATGTTGGGTGTGAACAACATGGTGAATATCGTTTAACAGATATGGTAAGTTGCAAAGCATGTATGGGGTTTTTACATTAACAGGCAAGTAGCTGCTCAAAACTATTGATCCTACAAGGTTGGAGGTGATTTGCCTAAAAGTTCTGCCAACTCTTAGGAACTttcccattttcattttccttggttGCATGTGTTAGTACAGAACTAAATTGCCAGAAGCAAACAATATCATTTCCCAGTTATTGCAGAACTCTAGACTTTGTTGATAGATACCGTTTTTGTCAATAGAAACTaatcctggctgggcacaatggctcacgcctgtaatcccagcactttgggaggccgaagtgggtggattgcttgaggtcaggagttcgagaccagactggccaacatgatgaaaccctgtctccactaaaaatacaaaaattagctgggcatagtggtgcacgcctgtaatcccagctactcaggaagctgaggcaggagaatcgcttgaacctgggtggcggagtttgcagtgagtcaagatcacaccactgcattccagcctgggtgacagagtgagactctgtctcaaaaacaaacaacaaataaactaaCCCTGAGTGGGAGGGTTCTAAATAGTATTAGGTCCCAGAAGTGACAACTGAATCTGTAACTGGTGTTGCCACAGTTTGTCCAATGGCTGTTAGCTTGTCTGGTGTGCGGCATGCTCCTCTGAACGTGCCATTGGtaagtctttctctctttttttcctttccaatatcTAACATTAATATTAACACCacattaggccaggcgcggtggctcaagcctgtaatcccagcactttgggaggccgagacgggtggatcacgaggtcaggagatcgagaccatcctggctaacacagtgaaaccccgtctctactaaaaaatacaaaaaactagccgggtgaggtggcgggcgtctgtagtcccagctactcgggaggctgaggcaggagaatggcgtgaaccggagaggcggagcttgcagtgagtcaagatcgtaccactgcactccagcctaggcgacagagcgagactccgtctcaaaaacaaaaaaccaaaaaaacactaCATTGGCATTCCCTGGTCGATAGTAAAGCTAGTCAGCTAATATTGCCATTATGAGGCATCAagagatgtgtatgtgtgttgaggTGGGAATATCTGTGTTCCTGTTCCTCTCATTATTAATGTCTGACCAATCCCTGTAGATAATTAGCAATTCAGTAACCTTTCCTGACCCTGGTGCTGGTTTTGATCCTTTTGACTTATTTCCTTAGCTGAGGTCATTCTCATGGTAAGAAGTTTTGAGTTTTAAGGAGGAGCGTGAACCTGGCAGACACACGCGTGGAAtcatgcttttgtttgctttttggtcTCTGAAGTTTTCGAGGCGTCCCTTCCTAGCGAGTTAAGAATATATTATTGTACACAAAGTCTCCCATATCTGCATACTTCCTTTCTGAAGAAAGCCGGGGAACGGATTATTGGGGCCCACCATCATCACATCAGTGCCCTTTCAACCTGGGTTAGTcctttttgtgctgctataaaggaatTCCTGAAGCTAGGTAgattataaagaagagaggtttatttggtttACGGTTCTGCAGGccgtacaagaagcatggtgccagcaacCGCCTGGcctctggggaggtctcaggaagctcccgctcatgatggaaggtgaaggggagctggcaCCACAGCTCAAAAGCGGAGgaaaagagaggggaggaggtgctgggaatttttttttttttaacaactagttctcatgtgaactaatagagcaagaactcactcatcaccacagggagggcaccaaaccattcatgagggatccgcccccttGACTcaagcacctcccaccaggccccaccttcaaccctgggggtcacatttcaacatgggaATTGAAGGGGACAGACACCCGAACTGTGCCGCAACCTGAGCCGAGtcatctcattttgttttctcgTTGCTGTGTCCCTCTTCAACCCCTTGGCATCACCCAGAGGCCCTGCTTTAAACCGACTCCTCGTCACCTTGGGGTTGGCTGTGAGGCTGGGGAAGGCCCCCCTTGGTCACAGGAGGTAGACGTCACACTGCGGGGAGCTTGGAAGGCTGCGGGAGATCCTGTGCACGAGGGTCTGTCCTGCACCTGCTCTGTGCCGCCCACTGCTGTCTCTACCTAGTGCTCCATCCTTTCACCCCAAGGGCCCTGGCCTGGAATCCTAAGTCTAAACTCATCACCAGTTTTTCAATTCAGTGCTctccacagtttttttttttttacatggagtttcgctcttgttgcccaggctagagtgcaatggcgcgatctcggctcaccgcaaactccacctcccgggttcaagcgattctcctgccttggccccccaccCCCGcgccgaatagctgggattacaggcatgtgccaccacgcccagctaattttgtatttttagtagagacggggtttctccgtactggtcaggctggtctcaaactgtcgacctcagatgatccgcctgcctcagcctccgaaagtggtgggattacaggcgtgagccaccgtgcccagccctccaGACAGTTTTATAAACTTTTCTCGTTTTTCTTCCTAGAGTCTGTTAGATTCTAAAACTGAAGGGAGTCTTTGAATCTTTATCCCGTAACCTCCCATGATCGAGTGACTGTCTATGCTCGGTTGCTGCCTCCCGAGTGGCCAGAGTCTGGACATCCCCAGGGCACTCTCGGCCCTGACCTCAGCCACCCTCTTTTCCTGATTCCTGCTCCTGCGATATTCTGCTTTCTGCACATCACTCTGGCCACGGTTATTTAGTTTCCCAAAACAGCCCGTGGTTGCTCACGGTCCGCCTTCTTGGCTGTGACCAGAATCCTGTGTGGCCTCACAGTGCCCTGTCTtctttgctgctgcttctcctgctTTGCTCCAGCTAAAAGGAACCACTGGCTAGGGGCAGGTCCCTAgcaaatcagaaaatgaaatggCCAAAATGCTTGATTTTGTTGCTAAGTATGAGGCCCTACCTCCTCCGAGCATGGATTCTTCATGCACCACAGGGTGCTCTGGTCTGGGTGGACGGCAGCTTCCTATAAGTCATCTGCATCTTACAAAACATAGAGGAATTTGACATACTGTCCTCCCCCGAGGTTCCACTCcatttacgtgtgtgtgtgtgtgtaacctcTTACACACAGAGTCAGAAGCTTAAGAAAGACAGTCAGCTTTAGGATTCGATTGTGACAGGGATGTATTTAGTCTTTTGCTGGGATTTCCATGGGGTTGGACACCTCTCACCTGTTCCCTGAAGGAACCTATTGGTTAAATGGATATATTGTCAGCACTGGTAATAACTGTTTAGGTTTACCGGTGATTgagaaagtttttaaatttgtgcAGTGATAAAAATAAAGCCCATCTTATTAAGTGCTTTGCAGCTTTAGACTCTACTGGAAAAAGTTCCTAGAAGTCAGTATTTCAGGATGATGAGAGGAAGGTAGAAAGAGCATCAGTAACATCTAAGGGAGAATTACTGATATAAGCCCCAAGCCCTGTTGCTGTTTAGGAAAAGCCACCCATGAAATAATGCAGCAGCAACCTGAGGGCTTTGTCAAAGGCCACCCACTGTGCTGTGGGGATGGATTAGGATGGAACAGAAGAGCCTCCGTGTTCTCTTTCCCTGGTAAGGGGATGTATACCCTCTAGAGTAGGGGTTGCCAAGCTGCAGCCCATGGCTCACACCCTGTTTCTTTTTAGATTATGgttttatatgtacatttatatttctCACCCTGGCTCTTTCGAGATCCGTTCTCAACCCTGAGATTATACCACGGATAGTCGGCAACTGGTCTGATTCCTGAGTGACATCCTAAAAAGGCCGAAACACAAGCCAAAACCTGTCTTTCAAAACctgtccttcctccctcactTTTAATATTCCAGACCAAGATGACACAAATGTTGGTAAATGTACATTTTTGCACTTAAAATaggaaagaggagaagaggaagaggaggaagaattaGTAACTGTTGTTCCAAAATGGAAAGCTACCAAAATCACGGAACTGGCCTTGTGGACACCATCCCTCCCCAAGGAGCCGACCTCTACGGACGGACCTGGCCAAGAGGGTCCAGGAGCTGAGAGTGTGGGGCGCCCCTGGGCTGTGGGGTGGAGGGTGTGGGGCACCTTTGGGCTGTGGGACAGAGGGTGTGGGGCACCCCTGAGCTGTGGGATGGAGGGTGTGAGGCGCCTGTAGGCTGTGGGGTGGAGGGTGTGAGGCGCCTGTAGGCTGTGGGGTGGAGGGTGTGAGGCGCCTGTAGGCTGTGGGGTGGAGGGTGTGAGGCGCCTGTAGGCTGTGGGGTGGAGGGTGTGAGGTGCCTGTGGGCTGTGGGAGTTGTGGACATCCTGTTTTCAGGCCAGCTGTAGTTGGACTCTCTGAAAATCAGATGCTGGGTCAGTTGAGTGTGCGGGATGTTACTAGGGAGATTTGGGATTGGAGGACACTCCCGGGGAGcggaggggagaggaaagaaacagGGTTGATTGGACAGAGGCAGAGGCGTGGCCTCCACGACCTTGCTTCATTCCATGGGGAGCACTGTGGCGTCCCGGGGACCTTTATCCCCTCACCTAGGTCAGTGAGTGAATGTGGGTATGACCCCTGGCTGGCACTGACAGCAGCTGGGGGGACAGTCCTTCCCTGAAGAAGGGTCCGCATGGTGCCTCCATGTCCAACCCAGTGGTCTTCCTGGAAGTCCTTAGTATGCTGGGGAAAGTTGAAGGTGGCTACACTGGGTGAGATCCCTTCCATGACAAGCGGAGGAAAGCCAAGTCCGACTGGCTCCGTGAAAGAACGCTCATGCTGCTAAGAATGTCTCGGCTCACGTGACTGGGAAGCTCGGGGACAGCCCACAGCATGGCCGGGCAGCCTCTGCCCTCTGTCCCAGCTCTCCTCTGTGCTGGCTCCTCTGGCTGGCACTCTCAGGAACCCCAGGGGACGTCTCTTTCTCAATAGTCTCATCAACACCCTCAGGAATGAAAGTTATCAGACCACCTGCTCCCATCCCTGAGCCACTGACTGCAGTGGGGCCTGGGTTGCTCCCCGGGCCaagcctgggctgggctgggtggaTGTTGAGATGGGGAACACAAGGTGCTGCCAGTGGGAGGGGGAGGGTAGGGGCACGGCAGCCTCGGGGACAGCTGCCCTGCACAGGTCTGCAGGCTCCATTGTTCCCAGGAACTCAGGCTTCTGACCTGTGTTTTATCTCAGGTGCAGGAGAACCTGGGGAGGAGGCCCAGGCTCTGCTGGAGGGCTTTGAGGGTGAGACGGACATGAGGCCTGGAGATGAAGATGCAGACGTCCTCCGGGAGGAGAGCCGGGAGTATGACCAGGAGGAGTTCCGCTATGACGTGGACGAGGGTGAGGTCCCTGCGCAGGGAAGTGGGGCGAGGGCCTGCCCACAGGGGCCATGAACAGTGGGATTCCGCTTCCCTCCACCAAGGTCTGCCTTCAGCTGGGCTCCAAGGACTTGGGGAAGACTTAGGGGGCCCCCTGTGAGCCCTCACTGGAGCCATTGCAAAATATTACTCCCTTGCACCCTCCTGCAAGCTAGGCTGCAGTGGGAATGGCCTGGGTGTGCAGCGGTGCCCATGCTCTTTATCACAGGAGGACCGCCCCCAGGCCAGAGAGCCCAGTCAGACATGCAAAGCCTGGCATTCTTTTCTTgcgtgatttttttcttttttctttttttcttttttttgagacagagtctcgctctgtcacccaggctggagtacagtggtgcgatcttggctcactgcaacctccacctccctggttcaagcaattcccctgcctcagcctcccaagtagctgggattacaggtgcatgccaccatgcctggccaatttctttgtatttttagtagagacagggtttcaccgtgttggacagactgatctcaaactcctgacctcatgcagtacacccacatcggcctcccaaagtgctgggatctcggcctcccaaagagctgggatttgcATGATTTTTAGCAGGGCTGACTCACCGGAGTGTGGTTTAAGATGAGTGGTGTTGGGAACTAGCTCTTTTTAAATGGGTTTGGATATAAGATTAATCTAGAaacttctgcctctgccacctcaTAGGGCAGGGATCTGACCTCAGTTCTGACTGACTGAAGCTTCGGGTTCCtggaatctttaaaaatctttccccAAGTGCTTGTGGGCACTTGCAGAAAGCCCAGAGAGAGGACTCTCTTCCCTTAACACACTTTTCACATCTGACTGAAAGAGGGCATCATGGTTGTGAGGGAAACGGCCGTCTGGGaacagcctgggcatggtggcctcgGGCACAGGGTCTGCAGTCCCATTCCACTTAGGTTGTCTCTGTTGCAAATTGAGAATATACTTCCCATTCCTTTGAAAATAATACCTGAAATAATGAAATCACATAAAGCATTTTCTCTTAGATGCTTGAAGCACGCATAGACTTTCGCGATCGGTAATTGCCCTGAGCGCTATAGCGATGCACTCAGTGAGGCGGTGCTGAGGCGCAACGTGGGGTCAGGTGGAAACCTGGCTTTGCCAGTGAGCATGGTCTCTGCTTCTCTGACTTGCACAGGGTGGACAGAGTGAGCCCCGGTGGGTAGGGGGTCCACAGGATTCTGTTAGGGCTGCGCAGCTAGAGTATGCGCGGTGTCAGAGCATCATCCAGCTGTGCCCACAGATGTCAGTCCTGAGCCACGTGGAGCACAGCTGGAGGGGGAGACACTGGGTTTGATAGGCAGTGTGGAAGTGAGGGGCTGGGCTCTCACCCTTCAATACCTAATGGGAAGCTGGAATAAAGGAATCAGTGAGTTCCCTGCAGTGACAGGGACGTGTTACCACCTACGCAGGAGAGGTAATGACTCACCTGGGGCAGGACCAGGATACTCTGGGTTAGCTGGGAGGGAGGTGACAAGGAATGGGTGAAACCAGGAAGGAAATTCCAGGCAGAGAGCAGAGTCTGACAGCAGAAGAGTGGGAGGTAGGGAGGTGGCCCCTTTCCCTTGGAACCGGATAGCCTTTGAACCTGATGGTGAGCCCAGTGGACGAGACCTCTGGGGGCCGTAGGGATTGCCTGTATCAGGCTTGCTTTCTGAGCTTCTCTGGGGCAATAAGGATGGGTACCCTGGAGCCAGGCAAGGCAGGAGGCCCCAGAAACTTTGGTGGAGGAGATCATGAGGGGCATGGAGCAGGAGGGATCCTGAAAACCAGACTGGGAGAGGTGGGACCCAGTGGATGATGCCCAGTACCAGCGGGCGTCTGAGACTGTGGGTTCATGCACCAGCCTTGGACAGAGGGAACACCCCCTTAACTCAGTGGTTTTGGGGGCTCCAGGGGACATTTGCAATGTCTGGAGACTTGGGAGGATGGTGAGGGAGATGCTGCTGGCATCTGCGTGGGTGGAGGCCGGGGACGGTGCTGAATACCCTTCAGGGCAAAGGACAGCCCCCAGCAAAGGGTCACCCAGGCCATGGTGTCAGGAGGGCCCTAAGTGAAAAGGGAGTAATACAAAATAGGCTTAGTTGGcagaacatttaccaaaataatcCAAGTTCAACATGTATTCATCATGAATCCCACATTACATTGGAGACTTACCCTactaatttcttctttaatatacCCAACAGTGAAAGTTACAgagtttaattaataataaaaaataactccACCTTTCACAAAACACTTAAATGTAGCATCTTATAAGAATGTGgcaaatttctgctttttttttgagatggtgtcttgctctgtcgcccaggctggagtgcaatggcacgatctcagctcactgaaacttctgccactaggttcaagtgattctcttgcctcagcctcccaagtagctgagtttacggcatgtgctaccacgcccagctaatttttgtatttttagtagagacagggtttcaccatgttggccgagctggtcttgaactcctgacctcaagtgatccgcctatcttggcctcccaaagtgctgggattacaggcgtgagccgctgtgcccagcctgcttttcttttaattaacaGCCAAGCAATTACATGTCTTATCCACAAAGCTGGCTGTTTTGGACAGGTGTGCAGGCGTAAGAGGATTACTGATGTTACTGAGGATAGTCTTGTCTTAGCATTTACTTTGAgtatgtattttacttattttatttctattaccaaaagaaaaaactgttgAAATGCATatgagataaaatttaacattccaTTTTTGACTGATGAATGCTTAatagttataataattttttttggcaAAAGATCTGTTAGTgaataaagactttaaaaaatagaacaaagtaaATAGTGATATActcatgtttctcttttcttttcaggaaACATTAATTCTGAAGAAGAAGAAACCAGACAGTCAGACCTCCAGGACTAAGATGAAGTGAGCCGAGAGGAGACTGTGTCATAAGAATGCTTCTGTTATTCGCCGGGCGCGGTGCTGTGtacatgtagtcccagcatttcgggaggctgaggcaggaggatcgcttgagtctggaaAGTTGcagttgccgtgagccgagaccctcgccactgcactccagcccgggtgacagagcgagaccctgtctcgaaaaatgaacaaaaacaaaatccttctGTCAGTTAACAATCTTTATTAGAGGATTTTTAGTCTCTCTTTCTCAGCTGTGTGTTAAGTTGGTTTACAATAGCAAATAAACCTCTTCATTatcctttctttctgaaatagCCTCTGCTTCAAGTTTTGTAAACTGAAGGTTACCAGGTGGTTTTGCCATGGCTTCTCAGTGGTGTCTTCTCCTTGGATAgagaaaactgtaactctgcGGGAGACGGTGAACGGAAGTTTGGCTTCTGGCTGAGCTGGGAGAGTAATTCTGTACCCAAACCTCTCGCTCGGATTTCCCACAAGGGAGGTAGGAAGCACTTAGAACACGAGGATTGCCATATGCAACGCTCCTCAAATGCAGCATGATGGGTACACGGCTGGCTCGGGTAGGAGATCGCCCGCTGCCCTACAGGGCTTTCTCCCACTCCTTCCCCTCTCCGTGTGGAGCCCAGGCCACTGTGGAGGCCCTGCAGGTGGCTGGGGAGAAGGGCCGCCCGCAGGCCAGGCTTTGGCCTGTTTTGCACACGCTTCGGTTTCTTAGTGTGCTGGAGGCTGCCGCCTGCACCTCGTTCACATTTCTTGAGGACTGTCTCAGACTctgcctctcctttctctccccagcGCCAGGCTGCCCCCTTCTTCCTGGGCAGGTAAGTGAGCACCTCCCAGGGGAGCCCGACTCCCCATCTTGCATGACTCTGCTTCAGTTACTCCCCTCCCCTGAGTTACTCAGAGGGCAAGTGTTGTCAGTTCACCCCAAAATGTCCTTTCGAGTTGGTTTAACAAATGTCAAGGACATTTTCAGTTCATCCCTGACATCTTCAGTTCACCCTGAAACAGCTCACCCCAGACACTATCAGTTCACCCCAAAATGTCTTTTAGAGACATAATCTGGGGGCTATGTCTCTAAACAGGGGGCATGTGGAGACAAAAATGGCTCCTTCTTGGATGCTAACCCACCATGTTGACGTCTGCTCGGCCCCAGTCCCGTGAACACCTCCTGGTTTCCGCTTTATCTTCTGTCTCTAGCGTAAGAACATGTCAATCCTGACGTTACCGCACAAATTAGAGGCCATAGTGCACATGGCATTCTTGCTGTCCTGAAGGTTGCGTTTGTCTTGCTGGAGCGTGTATGCTCTTTCCCTGTGGTATATAAGCCCCGGGTCTGGGGAGTAACAGTGCAGAGAGTCACCTGTCCTGTGGGTGCCCAGGGTTACGCTTCCATGTGTGACTGCCCCAATACATCAACCCATACTGACAAGCTGGATTTGTCTGCCTTCTCCTTTGGTTTCTTGGCTCCTTTGGTATTTGGGGACTACTTTGCATACATGGCCCTTTCATGGAAGAGGGCCTCCTTAAGACAAAGCACAcaagcccggtgtggtggcatgagcctgtagtcccagctacacgagaggctgcagctggaggactgtttgagcccaggagtttgagtctagcctgggcaaaatagtgatacccatctctaaagaaatacattttttttttttttagatggagttttactcttgttgcccatgctggagtgtaatgatgtgatcttggctcactacaacctgtcCCAGGTTCAAATGttgctcctgccttagcctcccgagtagctgggattacaggcgccagccaccacacctggctaatttttgtatttttagtaaagatggggtttctccatgttggccaggctggtctcgaactcctgacctcaggtgatccgcccacctcaacctcccaaagtgctgggattacaggcgtgagccaccatgcccggcttaatgaaatacatttaaaaaaaaatctaaaaaagaaagagcatacagcattatgaatataaaattaggttaaaacaaatgtttatttagaataggaaaataaattataataaaattacaaatgaaaagtgGATAAGCAGCACAAAATCTAGAAAACTATTAGAATATTGTTATTAATTCACTGCTTAATACAACTCTGTAATACGTcttttcctgcattttttttccagcataCCCTTTGATTACCTCTTTTTACgacaattttgtaatattttgtatAGGGATATTAGCAAGATAATTACACTGTTTCTTTAGGGTGGTTTTTTCATTAGTGATAATTGAGGGGCATAAAACATTCATCTTCACATACAAACATAACACCATGCACAAAACTGCTACAGGATTGCGAATGACAAACAGGCATGCTGATAAATCCAATTGCAGGTGATTCTCATCCAAAATTAGATATGATAGGggcagggcactgtggctcacatctgtaatcccaccactttgggaggctgaggtgggcggatcacttgaggttaggagttcgagaccagcctggtcaacatggtgaaacctcatctctactaaaagtacaaaaattagccaggagtggtggtgggtgcctataatcccaagtactcaggaggctgaggcaggagactcgcttgaatccgggaggtagaggttgcagtgatctgagatcgcgccactgcactctagcctgggtgacagggcaagactcaatctcaaaaaaatatatatacatatatatacacatacatatatacgtatatatatgcacacacatatatacatatatacatacacacatatatgtacgtgtatatatacacacacacgtatatatatgaCGATATGATATGATGGGCTGGTCACGGTGGTTtacttctgtaatcctagcactttggaaggctgagtggaggattacttgagcaccaggaattcaagaccagctgggcagcataacaagaccccatcgctacaaaaagtaaaaagattagcCTGGCTTCcgggctactcaggaggctgaggcaggatgatcacttgagcacagggggttgaggctgcggtgagccgtgatcacaccactgcaccccagcctgagcaatagagttgagacccagtctcaaaaaagaaaaaaaaaaagtatatgatgTATCATCATGCCCCTGACAGGAGATATTCTGGTTAGAAGCAGCCATCAGTTTACTGTTACAGTTTTCCACATTGGATGATTGAAATAATCTCCATAGGCCAGCTTCTGACTCGGTGC encodes the following:
- the RSPH1 gene encoding radial spoke head 1 homolog isoform X2, which produces MSDLGSEELEEEGENDIGGTYKFKNGARYIGEYFRNKKHGQGTFIYPDGSRYEGEWANDQRHGHGVYYYVNNDTYTGEWFTHQRHGQGTYLYAETGSKYVGTWVNGQQEGAAELIHLNHRYQGKFLNKNPVGPGKYIFDVGCEQHGEYRLTDMERGEEEEEEELVTVVPKWKATKITELALWTPSLPKEPTSTDGPGQEGPGAESAGEPGEEAQALLEGFEGETDMRPGDEDADVLREESREYDQEEFRYDVDEGNINSEEEETRQSDLQD